The Bernardetia sp. sequence GTTCTTAATGAAAATTGCTAATTATTTTAGTTTTTGATAGTATTTATACTACTTACATTAGAAACTATCCTAATTCTATCAAACAAATTAATATTGCTATTGACCTATTTCTACTTATTACCTTGAATATATTTTGACAAAAATATATTCAGCAAACAACAACCATGATGAAGCAACTAATAATACTAGACGACGCATTCCAAACGCTAAACGAAGGAAGACAACTTCTTACTCACACTATCGATTTCGAAATTCCTTATTGGAAAAAACGAACACACAAAGTACACGTAGATATTCGCATTACAGACCGTTGGCTTATGGTAATCATTGCTATTTTATTGATGATTATTGGACTTCAATGGTGGATTCCAAGGGCAAGCAACACGACGACACAAATTGATAATATGCTCGTTCAGATGCCTAACAAAAGTAGCGTAATTCCTACTTCTGTGCCAGCAGCCGAACCTATCAATGATGTTCTTTCTTATATCATGACGCACTTAGAAGAAACGCAATCTGAAATACCACAAACACACCAAGAACAGAGAGACAAATTTTTGGTACAGAAACAGCTTCTGATTACTAAATATTTGATAGAGAACAAGGCTTCTCGTTTGGATAAGCTAAAAGATGATGAGCTTTTGAAACTCAATGAAGAAATCACACAACTTTTTATTGATTTGGTTTTGAATAATGTAAATGCACAAAAACACGTTTATACTTATTTTACGGACAATAAAGACCTCAATAAAATTGAAACTTCATTGATGGAGCAGGCAAAGTTTCACGTTCCAGCATCTATAAAATTAGCACAGTCAGCCCTAGAAACAGCTTACGGACAGCGCATTGTAGATAATAATTATTTTGGCATTAAAGATAAAAATAGAAAAAGCAGTCTTACCACAACAACAGAATATTACACAGCCTTGGAAAAACAAGCTAATAAAAATATTATTATTAGCTCACAACGAGTTGTCAAGAATGGAAAAACGCTTTATAAGTGCATTGTCAAAGACCATTTTGCAGAATATAATTCGCCATGGCATTCGTTCCGTTCGCACTCTATATTTTTAAGTACCAACAAACGCTATTCGCCTCTTTTTACAAAAGGTAAAAACTATGAAGACTGGGCAGACAAAATTGGTTCTACAAAGTATGGTGGAGTAGGTTATGCAACTTCTCCAATTTATGGCGAACTCTTGAAAAAAATTATCAAACGCTACCACTTAGACCTATTAGATTTTTGACATAAAAAAACAACATGGTTTTGTTTGATAAATAAAAGAAAAACGGATTTGAGAAAAATTACTCAAATCCGTTTTTTGCATTTTTCCTAACGTTAGGAAAATAGCGTAATTCACTTTAAACGGCTTTTTAGACATTTTTCCTGATAGCAGGAAAATAGCACAGTTAGCTTTAAATGGGCTTTTTAGACATTTTTCCTAACGTTAGGAAAATAGCGTAATTGGCTTTAAATGGGCTTTTTGTAGATTTTTCCTAATACAAACAAAATAGTATATGGACAGTAAACACTAGCTTTTGTCCTGCATTTAAAAAAGGCTACATTTGTAAACCTATTTATTTAAAAACAAAGAAATTATGCCTATTCAAATTGGTCAATATAATACCGTCAAAATTTTACGCACCACTCCTCATGGTGTTTATGTAGGAAGCTCGCTTTTAGATGAGGTTTTGTTACCTCAAAAGTATATTCCTCAAGATGCAAAGGAAGGCGATGAGATAGAAGTTTTTGTCTATACAGACACCGAAGATCGTCCTGTTGCTGTTATTGAAAAACCTATTGCTGTTGTTGGAGAAATTGCAGCTTTAAGGGTAGTAGATATTACTAAATTTGGAATGTTTTTAGATTGGGGACTGATAGAAAAAGATTTGTTTCTTCCACAAGACGAAATTCCGAAAGGCAATAAAGAAGCAAGAGAAACACAGAAGCCTATTCAAAGAGGAGATTATGTATTTGTCAAACTTGCCCTAGACCACAAGACAAATCGTGTGATTGGTTTGGGTAAATTAGGAAGTTTTATAGAGCGAGAAGATATTGATTTGGAAGAAGATGAAGAAGTTACAGCCATTGTAGGACAAGAAACAGAAATTGGCTATCGTTGCATTGTCGAAAAAGATGGCATTTATTATTATGGTATGCTTTATCATAATGAAATTTTTGGACGAAAAAACATACAAGGAAAAAAGCATACTGTTTATGTAAGAAAAATACGTGAAGATGGACGAATAGATTTAAGATTCAGAAAAGATGGTTTTGATGGAATAGCTGACCAAAGTAGTATTATTATGCAAAAATTAGAAGAAAACAACGGTTTTTTGCCTATTTCAGATAAAAGCTCGCCTGAGGAAATACTAGATTATTTCAATATGAGTAAAAAAACATTTAAAAAATTAATAGGTAATTTATATAGAGAACGTAAAATTAGTATTGATAAAAAGGGTATTCAAAAAACAAGAGAATAATATTTGTATTTTGAAATAATTTTATATATTTACGATACATAGAGTATATCTGTTTGTCTAGTGTAGTAAAGAATATCTTCTTTCTAAATACAAAACAAAATTGCAGATTTATGTTTTTTTGATATAATTTTTTTGTATGCCATGTAATTTTGTGTATATTTCTAAAAATTAGCTCACTCTGACAATAAAATTATGTACGGATTTGTCTAATTGCTATTTATCAAACAAACTAAAAAACTCTAAAAAATTTTAGTTCCACTCTAAAGCAGTATAAGAATCTTGAACCTGAATGATTACTATAGAGAAATGTTGGAAGGCGAGGTAATTGTATCGTACAAAGGAGCTCCATCACAATCTCTTTTTGATGGGATTTTGAGTGTGGCAGATGAACGTTTAGCTGCCCTTGAACAAAAGTCCAAAATCAGAAAGAAAGTCTATCATATTATGATAGAGGCACTCCAAAATGTATATCACCACACACAAGGAGAAGGTGTACAAAAATCTGAAAGCCCAGAAACAGTATTATTTGTTCTTTCCAAACATGCGAAAGGATACGAAATTTCTACTGGAAATTATATCCCCACCTCACTTGTTTCCACTTTACAATCACACATTGAAAGGATAAATCAATCTTCTGCTGAACAAATAAAACAGCTTTATCGTGAGCAATTACACGGTGGAGAAGTTTCTATAAAAGGGGGAGCAGGCTTAGGAATCATTGATATTGCACGCCGTTCGGGCGAAAAACTCGTCTATTCTTTTGAAGACGCTGGCGAGGACAATTCTTTTTTTAGTTTGAAAGTAAAAGTTTCGGCTTAAACAATATATTTGAATGGAAAATTTTTTCTTAGAAGGTACTAATAAGACACCACAACTAGATTTTAACTCTAACGAAGGACGATTCCTCATTGCAGGACGCTCCATCCCAGAAAACTCTATTGAGTTTTATAAGCCTCTTTTTGAGTGGTTAGATAATTATGTCAGTCAAGCAAAATCAAGTACAGTTTTAGATGTAAAATTGGAGTACTTCAATACGAGTTCTTCAAAGTGTTTGGTAGAGATTTTCAGAAAATTAGAAACTCTACAACAAAAAAATGATAATGTCTTGATAAACTGGTATTACGAAGAAGATGATGAAGACATGCAAGAGTCTGGAGAAGATTTTCAAGAAATCATAGATGTCAAAATTGTCTTGAATGAAATGGAAGAAGAAGACTAAATCCTTTTTCTTTGTAAGAGTGTAAAATATTCAGATAGCTATTCTAAAATATAGGATAGCTGTTTTTTTGTATCTAGTCTTTTGTCAGATGAATCAGATACGGAACAGCTTCGATAAGGGAAGCCGTTTCAAAATCTATTAAGGCTTTGTTTTTTATTCTTTCAAAAGTATTATACTGATTGATAAAGCATGTTTTCATTCCTGCATTGCGTCCAAACTGCATATCTGAAAGACTATCTCCTACAATAACTGAACGCTTAAAGCTAATTTCACAAAAATCCTTCTTTGCATCAATCGCCATTCCGATAGCTGGTTTACGACGTGGAGAACCTGTTTTGGCAAGGTCTGGGCAAAAATATATTTTTTGTATTTGTGGTAACTTTTCTAGCAAAACATTATGAATAACTTCAAGGTCTTTGTCAGTCATGAGTCCTTTTCCAATCCCTTGCTGATTGGTTACTACCACAATATTTTCAAAATGTTCTTTCAAAATATCTAAGGCTTCTACTGCCGTTTCAAAAATAGTAAATTCATCTAACGTTTTGACATAATCATTGTCTAGTTTTCTATTCAAGACACCATCTCTATCTAAAAAAAGTGTCCAGTTATTTGCTCTCTTTTTGTTCTTCATTTTCTTCGATTAGTCTATTTAATGAGAAATTGTACAAAAAACACTAACCTTTGTGTGTTTTTTACGTTATCATAATAACAATTACCAAATTTACCTAAAAATGCTAAAAAACTTTACTGTTGGATAGCATTTTTTTTATTTGCTTTCTAATTTCAGAAAACCCCTCCAGTATGAATCAGTACAATCGTACTTCCTTTTTCAAAAAAATTATCTTTTGCTAACTCTTTTACTGCAAAAAAGGCTTTTCCCGTATAAATAGGTTCAATTTCAAGCTCATTATTTTGATGAAACTCTTTTATAAACTTTACTAATCGTTCCGATTTTTTAGCATAACCTCCTTCATGAAAATCTGTATTCAGAATCAGATGACTTAGAGCTGACTGAATTTTGTCTTCATCATTTTCATAAAAATTCTCTAAAAGTTTTTCGATATCCTCTTTTAAAAAACTCCCTCCTTTTAGTGCAGAAATAGCCAAAACTTTGTTTTTCAAATAATTTTCTTTATTTGAAACAGAATTTAAAATCCCTGCTGCTGTTCCTCCTGTTCCGATACCGAGTACAAAATAATCAATGTTTTCTTCTATCAAATTAGATGCTATATCGACAATATGACTTGTACCTTTGAGAGCTAATGGATTTGAACCACCTTCTGGTATGAGAAAAAAACTGCCAAACTTCTGTTCTAGTTCTTTTAAAAATTGTATATCATTTTTTTCTCTGTATTGGCTTCGTGAAATGTAATGCAGTTGCATATTTTGTTCTTTACAAAAGGCAAGTACAGGATTTAGTTCTTTGTGTTCTTCCCCCCTAATAATGGCAATACTCTCAAATCCCAACTCTTTAGCAGCAAAAGCTGTTGCTCTCAAATGGTTGGAATATGCGCCTCCAAAAGTAAGTAGCTTTTTCTTGCCTTGTTTTTTGGCTTCTAGTAGATTGTAATAGAGTTTGTAGAGTTTGTTTCCTCCAATATGTTTGTGTTGAGCATCCAAACGAAGTACCTTTACACTTAAGTTTTTTTCATTAAAGGTTTTGTTTTCCCACTCTGAAATAAAAGCAGGGGAAAGAAATTTCTCAAATAAGGAGGGAAAGGGATAATTTAGCAAAGTAAAATGGAATTAGGATAAGTGATATTTGAAATAAAAATACAGATAAAGTCGTGTTTTTTATCTATTTTGTAAATATGAAAAATAAATTTAGTTTTCTAAATCAAATTATACCTCTATGATAAAAGTAATCTATCAAGGCAAATTACGCACAGAAGCCACTCATATTAGTTCACAAAATAAATTACTTACCGATGCTCCAAAAGATAACCACGGAAAAGGCGAAACATTTTCTCCAACAGATTTAGTATGTAGTTCTCTTGCTTCTTGTCAGATGACTGTTATGGGAATTTTAGCAGAGCGAGAAGGAATAAATTTGGAAGGTTTAGAGGCGTATGTAGAAAAAATAATGGTAGATAAACCTCGCAGAATCGGACGTATCAAGATTACTTATACTTGTCCAGATAGCTTAGAGCTTTCAGTAAAAGAGCATGAAAAATTGCATCGCACAGCCATGACGTGTCCAGTTGGGCTTAGCTTACATAGCGATATTGTACAAGAAGTAGAGTGGGAAAATTTGCATCTGAAAGCATAAAACCAATCCTTTGAATGTTCTACAAATTTCTCTCTACTTTTCTCATTTATTTAGTTGCCATTGCATTTCAAAATGTAATGGCTCAACGTTCTGCAAAAAACGATATTGCACAAAAAAAGTTAGACAGTCTTTGGCAAGTGCATGAAAAAACACAAAAAAATGATATAGAAGATACTTTAAAAATAAATACCCTTTTAGATATTGCAACACAATATCTTGACATAAAAAGTGATTCTGGGCGTATTTTAGCAGAAGTTGCTATTCAGAAATCAGAAGAAGAGCTATATTTTAGAGGAACAGCCAGCGCAGTCAGAGTGATTGGCAAATACCATCAGCAAAAAAGTAATTATGATTCAGCTATTCATTTTTTTAGAGCTTCTTCTGACCTTTATCAAGAAATTGGAGATTCAATTACTTATTCTCTTGTCTTGAACGAACTTGCAGGAATATATTATGTACAAGGAAACTACCAGCGTGCCTTAGAAAATTTATTGGTAGCCTTAGGAATACAACAGCGTTACGACGACAAACTCAAAGTAGCTCGTGCGCTCAATAATATGGCTCTGATTTATAAACGAAATCATCAATACGATAAAGCCATACAAATGCACAAGCAAGCTATTTTGATGAAGGAAGAACTCAATGATAGCACAGGAATTGTAACAGGAAATCTCAATATTGGTAGTGCTTATTCTGAACAGGGTAATCATCAGCAGGCTCTCTTCTATTTGGAAAAAGGATTGCCTTTAGCTCTCCAATTAGGAAATGATTTCCTTACTTGTCAGTATTATATCAGTTTGGGGATGAATATAATGCAAAGAGATTCCTTGAGAGACTCAAACTCTAAAGAAAAGACTTTTTCATACCTTATGAAAGCAGAAAAGATGATAGAAAATTTAGATAATCCACATCTTTTATTTCATGTTCATTTTGGAAAAGCTCAATATTTTTTCTTTACCAATGACTATACAAAAGCTAAAGTTTTAGCAAAAAAAGCCTTAGAATTAGCTCAAAAACTGGGATTGAGACAAAATATTGAAAATGTATATCATCTTCTATCACAAATTTATAAGAAAGAAAAGAATTTTGAAGCCTCCACAGACTACTTAGAAAGACATATAGCTCTTACAGACTCTTTAAAAAAAGAAGAAAATCATAATGAAATCAAACGCCTTCAAGCTGTATTTGAGAGTGAAAGACAAGAGCAGATTATTTCTACACTAAGAGAACAAAAAAAATTGCAAAAATCTGAAATTGCACGTAAAGAAATTTGGAACTACTCACTAGCAACAGGGACAATCTTACTTTTTATCATTGCTATACTTATCTTCATACAAAAGAGAGAAAGAGAACAACAAAACAAACAAATTTTAGAAAAAAGTACAGAAATCGGTCAGCAAAAAGAAGAAATCACACAACAAAACAGCCAACTCAAAGAAACTTTTTCACGCCTTTCTATTCTCTCTGAAATTGGAAGAAAAATAACAGCTACAATGGATGAGAATGCACTCATTTCAATTATTAAAGAAAGTATCGACTCCATTATGTTGGTCGATGGATTTGGTATCGGCGTTTATAATCCTCATTCACAAGCCATTGAATACAGTAATTTTATAGAAAACGGAGAGGTTTTGCCTTTCCATGCAGAGTCAATAACAGAAGAAAATAAAAGTCTCTCGGTACAGTGTTTTTTAAATGATAAAGAGTATTTTACTGTGGATGTCAGAAAAGAATATTTTCAAAAATACCAAAAACATATTAGTCCTATTATTGGAGAGATTCCCCAAACGGCATTTTTTATTCCTCTTCGAATCCGTGAACGTCCCATTGGAGTCATGACGATTCAGAGTTTTAAGAAAAATCCTTATACAGAGGATAATTTGGCTTTGCTTCGCAACCTTTCTACATATGTTTCTATTGCTGTGGCGAATGCTAATGCCTACAAGCTGATTCATAATAAGAACCAAAATATTATGGACAGTATGCGTTATGCCAAGACCATACAAAATGTTCTTACACCTAACGAAAAAACTATTTTAAATAACTTTTCTGAATATTGTCTGATTTATGGAGGAAAAGACATTGTAAGTGGCGATTTTTATTGGCTTACAACTATTGATAAATACACGTTTATCGCTGTGGTAGATTGTACAGGACACGGAATACCGGGAGCTTTCATGTCTATGATTGGAAATATGTTGTTAGAGGAGCTTATCAATCAAGAAAAGCATTTGCAGCCCTCAAAAATATTGAGACTTATGCATGAACGCATTAGAAAACTATTGAAACAAGATAAAAACACAAAACAAAGAAATAGTTCGAAAATTAATAAAGACGGAATGGATATAGTTCTGTGTAGAATCGAACAAAAAACGACTCGTATGCATGAAGTAACCTATTCTGGAGCAAAACGTCCTCTTTGGTATGCAGAACCTACACAAAACGAAATTCAAGAAATTGGAGCTACAAGATGTTCCATAGGAGGAAAACAAAGAGAAAAAATACGACTGTTTGAGGAAGATATTATTTGGCTACCTACTGGCTCTTCTCTATACTTAACCACTGACGGATTTGCCGATCAACACTCTCCACAAGGAGAGCGCATTGGAAGTCATAACTTAAAATTATTTCTCAATACTATCTTAAAGCAAGATATGGCAACTCAACAAGACCTATTAATTGACTTTCTAAAGGCACACCAACAAGGAGCAGAACAGCGAGACGACATTACATTTTGGGGAGTAAAGTTAGGATAATACCTTTTCTTGTTTGATTCAAATTATAGATTAAAGATAGCCTCTATTTTTAACAATTTTTGGGCTTATATTCGAATTAGTTAAATTGTCGTCTTAATGGATAAGAAAAAAGACATTTTCTAAGAAAAGCGCAATAAAAAATAAGAATAAGACAACATGGAAGAGTTTTTAGGTTTTTTGATAGCCATTGTCGTAGGTTTCGTGATGGGTTTGTTAGGTGGAGGAGGTTCTATTTTGGCTGTCCCTATTTTTGTTTATGTACTAAATATTGAAGCTGTTATTGCCACAGGATATTCTTTGTTTGTAGTGGGAGCTGCTGCCCTTGTAGGAGCATATAGATATTTTCAACAAGGATTAGTCAATCTAAAAATAGCTTTAGTATTTGGTGCACCATCGCTTATGATGGTCTATCTCACTCGTGCCTATATTGTTCCAGCTTTACCAGACCCTTTTTTTACGTCTGATTATTTCAACCTTACTAAAAATGCAGCTATTGTAGTCTTTTTTGCTATTGTGATGCTAATTTCTTCAACTATCATGATTCGCAAGGGAGCAAAACAACAGGAACAATCTCATATCCCAAAAACAGTTTCAAAAAAACCTCTAAGAATTCCTGTTCTGATTGTAGATGCTCTTTTAGTTGGACTTATTGCAGGTTTGGTGGGTGCTGGAGGAGGTTTTCTGATTGTGCCTTCACTTGTTTTTTTGGCACGTATTCCGATGAAAGAAGCTATTGCAACATCCCTTTTTATTATTGCTATCAATTCTCTATTGGGTTTTTTAGGAGACTGGCAACAACACGAGATAGACTGGCGTTTTCTGCTTCCCTTTACTAGCTTTACAATAGTAGGTATTTTGTTGGGCACACATTTTTGTAAATATGTTCCTGCTGCCAAACTCAAACAAATTTTTGGTTATTTGGTGTTGTTGATTGCCTTTTTTATTCTTTACAAGGAGTTTGTTCATTAGAAATAAATAGTTTTCTTACCTTCTATTTTCATAGCACCAAGAAAACGAGTAGCTTTGTGGTAAATCATATTTTATTTATTAAGTAAATCAAAACAGACACAATGCAATTTAGAATCGTAGCCTTAGATGTTTTAGAAGCAAACCTAGTCGCACCTACTCAAGAATTACCAAAGCAAATTATGTTTCAGTTTGATGTTAATTTAGAACATCGTTGGAACACAAATGATAATATATTTATTGTTGTTACTACAGTTTCTATTTTCTCTGATAAAAAAGAACATACTCTTGCAAAGTTCAAGACCAATACTGTTTTTCAAATAGAAGACCTTAGCAACTATGTAGATACAGAAAATAGCAAAGTAAATATGCCAACAGATGTAATCTTAGACATCAACGAGCTTGCTATTTCTACTACTCGTGGTTCGTTGTTTTATTTCTTGAAAGGCACTTATCTTCATAATGCTGTTTTGCCAATCATTGACCAAACCATTCCTGTAAACTAATTTAGGAAGACATAAATAAAAGGAATAAAAAAGTCTCTCAAAACAACATTGTTTTGAGAGACTTTTTTTGATAGATAGAAAGCGAAGGATATTTTTACTTAGCAGACTCTTTATCTTTCTTTGTAGTACGCTTACGACGAGTAGTACGTTTTTTCTCTACTACTTCAACAGCTTCTACATCTGCAAAGACACGTCCACAGTGTTCACAAACTACTAATTTTTTTCTTTCTTTTATATCTACTTGGCGTTGAGGAGGAACAATATTGAAACAGCCCCCACAAGCATTACGCTTTACATTCACAACAGCCAAGCCATTACGAGCATTCTGACGAATACGCTCATACGATAAATATAAATTTTCAGCTACGTTTTTGACACGTTTTTCACGCTCTTTCATGAGTTTTGCCTCTTCTTCTTCACTTTCTTTTACAATACCTTCAAGCTCATTGTTTTTAATTTCCAAATCTTTTTTGCGCTCTTCTAACGTTGCCGTTGTGTCTTCGATTTGTTTTTCTTTACGTTCTATTTTGTATTGTGTATCTCTAACTGCTTTTTCAGCAAGACGAATATCCAACTGTTGGTTCTCTATCTCACGAGCAATTGCTTGAAACTCACGGTCGTTACGAACATCCATTTGCTGCTCTTCATATTTTGTGATGAGCTTTTTATGGTCTTTTATAGCGTTTTCTTGAGTAGATTTAAGGTCATCTAATGATTTTTTTTCAGTTTCAAATTTTGAAACTCTTGTCTGATACCCTTCTATTTCGTCCTCCAAATCTTGGACTTCTTCGGGCAAATCGCCTTTTATTTTGCGTAATTCATCTAACTTAGAATCAACTTCTTGGAGTTTTACAAGAGCATCTATTCGTTTGGCTACTGGAGTAGGTTGTTCCATAAAATTGGTTTTGGACTCAGGTGGTTTGTAGAATGAGTTTTGGAATGTCAATTTGCTCAAACTAAATCAGTTATTGACAGTTGGTTTAAAGCAAAGACAATGATTTGCAAAGGTAGTGTTTTTTGCTTAATAAATAAAATAATGAAAAAGTAAGCCTTCCTATACAAATCATTTTCTGAAAATTAATTAGCTAAAAAATTCATAACAACTTTAAAGAATTCTTCTGGTGCTTGTGCGTGTACCCAATGCCCTGCCTCTTCTATGGTATGAACTTTTGCATTAGGAAAGAGTTTTTTTATCATGGGAATATCTTTTTCTTGTATATAACGAGACTCTCCTCCATCAATAAACAAAATTTCCTTTTCATTTGCCTCCACAGATGTTGGTATTTGCTTGTTCGTAGTAACAGCTCCTCCTATTTTATGTATAGATTTTTCCAAGACAGGCAAATTCATTTTCCACTCAAAACCATCTTTTGTGCGAGCCAAATTTTTTAATAAGAACATTCTTGTTCCTTCTTCATCTACATATTCTCCAAGTTTTGTATCTGCATCTCCTCTATTTTTTAAAGTATCTATATCAATTGCTTTCAAACCCGATAAAATATTTTCATGATGAGAAATATTATATTCTCTAGGAGCAATATCTACCACTATCATTTTGTCAAATCCGTTAGGATAGCTTAGAGCATACTGCATAACTACTTTACCTCCCATAGAATGCCCAATGAGCAATGGGTTTTTAAGCTGATGTTCTTCAATAAATATTTGCAAATCATTAGCCAACACGATATAATCCATTTCTACATGATGTGGAGAACGTCCGTGGTTGCGTTGGTCTATCAAAAATACTTGGTAGTGTTCAGCAAACTGACGCCCTAAGGTAAGCCAGTTATCAAGTGAACCAAATACACCATGTAAAATAAGTAAAGGCTGTGCGTTTGAACTTCCTAATTCCTTGTAGTTGAGCTTCATAATCTTGATTTAGTATAAATTTTGATTGATTCTAAGAGACAGTTATTGCCTCAGTTTTCCTTTATAAAACAAAGATAACTCTTTATAACTTATGACCTATCCATAACCTATTTCTTTTAAACAACGAATATTGAAATTTTCAAGAGAGATTTCTGCACGATAAATTCAGTTTTTTCTCTATAAAAACTCATAAAATAGGTTAATTCAATCCTTGAATAATTCAAAAAATAAATTTTCAAAAGTTTTTTTGGTGTAACATTAGAAGTTAATTAACACATTTTCAGTATGTTACACCTCATCAAAAGCTATTTTAGAGAGTATAAGTAAAAAAAGTCTAGTTCAATAGAAAAATAAAAATTTGCCTTAAATTTTGTATATGAAGCTATAAATCACATTTTTTACATCAAAAACCATATCATTTTGAACAAAACAGATTTTTACAAATTTAATTTTGAGTAAATTATCTTTTACAGATAACTCAAGTAATAAACTAAGGTTATTTAGTATTTGATTCTGCAACCTTATACTCTATCTTTGAGTATATAAAAACAAGGAATTGTACAATTTGATTCACACCTCCTTCATTTTATCACCTAATTAGATTATTCTAATACAATTTACTCAACTAAATTTAATTATCTACACTCTGAAAATTTTTACGCTATGAACACTTTAAATCAAATCAACACCAACGAAAATTGCAATGACCTTTTCAACGAACTAGAAAGAGAACTCCACATCGAAGAATTAGAGGAAAGACTGGAAATGACAACTGATGGAGATGGAGATGGAGATGTAGAACCTCCAAAGCTACCTTGGCCACTAGGTTAAACTCTTGTTGAGCTATTCTATTTATACACTTTGATATTACAATATGAAATTTATTCTGTAACCAAGCCTTTTCCGATGTGGAAAAGGTTTTTTTTGTGATATTCTTCACTAAGGATAGCCTATCCATTGAACTTTTACATTATTTTTTTTGTTAAATTGCTTGTTCTTATCTATGAAGATATTAAGAAAAACGTGTATTATATGATTAATTCAATTAACTTTTAAAGATTATGTTAGAATTCGCTCAAGACGAATATCGTATTGGAGGAGTTTCGGCTCTCTCGCTTTCAGAAAAGTATGGAACACCTTTGTATGTATATGATGCAAAGAAAATGGAAAAACAATACAAACAGCTTTGTAAGGCGTTTTCTAAGACTAAGATGAAAGTACACTATGCTTGTAAGGCACTTACGAATATTTCTGTCTTGAAATTCTTTAAATCTTTAGGAGCAGGACTAGATACAGTATCTATTGAAGAAGTACAACTTGGTTTATTGGCTGGCTTTGAGCCATCTGATATTCTCTTTACTCCTAACTCTGTATCACTACAAGAAATCAATGAAGCTGTTGAGTTAGGTGTACAAGTAAATATTGACAGTATTTCTGTATTGGAAGAGTTTGGACATAAGTGGGGAGGAAAAATTCCTGTTTGTATTCGTATAAATCCACACTTGATGGCTGGAGGGAATGCAAAAATTTCTGTTG is a genomic window containing:
- a CDS encoding tetratricopeptide repeat protein, encoding MFYKFLSTFLIYLVAIAFQNVMAQRSAKNDIAQKKLDSLWQVHEKTQKNDIEDTLKINTLLDIATQYLDIKSDSGRILAEVAIQKSEEELYFRGTASAVRVIGKYHQQKSNYDSAIHFFRASSDLYQEIGDSITYSLVLNELAGIYYVQGNYQRALENLLVALGIQQRYDDKLKVARALNNMALIYKRNHQYDKAIQMHKQAILMKEELNDSTGIVTGNLNIGSAYSEQGNHQQALFYLEKGLPLALQLGNDFLTCQYYISLGMNIMQRDSLRDSNSKEKTFSYLMKAEKMIENLDNPHLLFHVHFGKAQYFFFTNDYTKAKVLAKKALELAQKLGLRQNIENVYHLLSQIYKKEKNFEASTDYLERHIALTDSLKKEENHNEIKRLQAVFESERQEQIISTLREQKKLQKSEIARKEIWNYSLATGTILLFIIAILIFIQKREREQQNKQILEKSTEIGQQKEEITQQNSQLKETFSRLSILSEIGRKITATMDENALISIIKESIDSIMLVDGFGIGVYNPHSQAIEYSNFIENGEVLPFHAESITEENKSLSVQCFLNDKEYFTVDVRKEYFQKYQKHISPIIGEIPQTAFFIPLRIRERPIGVMTIQSFKKNPYTEDNLALLRNLSTYVSIAVANANAYKLIHNKNQNIMDSMRYAKTIQNVLTPNEKTILNNFSEYCLIYGGKDIVSGDFYWLTTIDKYTFIAVVDCTGHGIPGAFMSMIGNMLLEELINQEKHLQPSKILRLMHERIRKLLKQDKNTKQRNSSKINKDGMDIVLCRIEQKTTRMHEVTYSGAKRPLWYAEPTQNEIQEIGATRCSIGGKQREKIRLFEEDIIWLPTGSSLYLTTDGFADQHSPQGERIGSHNLKLFLNTILKQDMATQQDLLIDFLKAHQQGAEQRDDITFWGVKLG
- a CDS encoding sulfite exporter TauE/SafE family protein; translation: MEEFLGFLIAIVVGFVMGLLGGGGSILAVPIFVYVLNIEAVIATGYSLFVVGAAALVGAYRYFQQGLVNLKIALVFGAPSLMMVYLTRAYIVPALPDPFFTSDYFNLTKNAAIVVFFAIVMLISSTIMIRKGAKQQEQSHIPKTVSKKPLRIPVLIVDALLVGLIAGLVGAGGGFLIVPSLVFLARIPMKEAIATSLFIIAINSLLGFLGDWQQHEIDWRFLLPFTSFTIVGILLGTHFCKYVPAAKLKQIFGYLVLLIAFFILYKEFVH
- a CDS encoding zinc ribbon domain-containing protein; amino-acid sequence: MEQPTPVAKRIDALVKLQEVDSKLDELRKIKGDLPEEVQDLEDEIEGYQTRVSKFETEKKSLDDLKSTQENAIKDHKKLITKYEEQQMDVRNDREFQAIAREIENQQLDIRLAEKAVRDTQYKIERKEKQIEDTTATLEERKKDLEIKNNELEGIVKESEEEEAKLMKEREKRVKNVAENLYLSYERIRQNARNGLAVVNVKRNACGGCFNIVPPQRQVDIKERKKLVVCEHCGRVFADVEAVEVVEKKRTTRRKRTTKKDKESAK
- a CDS encoding alpha/beta fold hydrolase codes for the protein MKLNYKELGSSNAQPLLILHGVFGSLDNWLTLGRQFAEHYQVFLIDQRNHGRSPHHVEMDYIVLANDLQIFIEEHQLKNPLLIGHSMGGKVVMQYALSYPNGFDKMIVVDIAPREYNISHHENILSGLKAIDIDTLKNRGDADTKLGEYVDEEGTRMFLLKNLARTKDGFEWKMNLPVLEKSIHKIGGAVTTNKQIPTSVEANEKEILFIDGGESRYIQEKDIPMIKKLFPNAKVHTIEEAGHWVHAQAPEEFFKVVMNFLAN